The Corallococcus silvisoli genome contains the following window.
AGGCGAGCGGGCTGACGCAGAAGGCGTTCTCCGCGCAGCGAGGCGTGCGGCTGAGCACGTTGCAGTCGTGGGTGTACCGGGCACGACGTGCCGCGACGACACGAGCCGAGCCGGTGAGACTCTTGCCGGTGCAGGTGGCGGCGAGTCCCGCGGCGACGGAGTCCCTGCTGGAGGTAGTGGCCGAGGGCGTGTCAAGGACCGGGGCCATGGATCGCATGCGGGTCGGCCAAGCGGATCGCCTTGGTGAGCTGACAAGGAGCGGCGA
Protein-coding sequences here:
- the tnpA gene encoding IS66 family insertion sequence element accessory protein TnpA, whose amino-acid sequence is MSKPVEKPEWAHVAEAFEASGLTQKAFSAQRGVRLSTLQSWVYRARRAATTRAEPVRLLPVQVAASPAATESLLEVVAEGVSRTGAMDRMRVGQADRLGELTRSG